The Pedobacter mucosus genome window below encodes:
- a CDS encoding sialate O-acetylesterase: protein MKLKLTILLNLACCIIASATVKPASIFTDHMVLQQQSKVALWGWAKPSTKVKIITSWNQENYAIISDKDGKWKVNVSTPIAGGPFDIEFNDGEKLVLSDILIGEVWFCGGQSNMEMPMKGFKSQPIIGSNNDILKSMNSKIRLYTVPRSSVTERQDNSKPSAWKLAAPEAVSNFSATAYYFGTLLSEVLNVPIGLINDSYGGSSIEAWMSPEDLKPFPEIKIPSKGDAIKEVSRTPTTLYNGMLYPVIGYGIKGVIWYQGESNADRPDRYEDLFPAMVSSWRKNWNNGEFPFFFAQIAPYRYNSSPIDKPSKSNNSAFLRDAQRKSLLKIPNSGMAVLMDVGEEKSIHPANKKQGGTRLAYLALAQTYGIKGFGGISPTYDSINFDKGKAQIKFQNVPNGLTSFGKELVLFEIAGADKKFYPAKAVISGSSITVSAESVKSPVAVRYAFKDFVIGDLFGNEGLPVSSFRTDDWEN from the coding sequence ATGAAACTAAAACTTACCATACTTTTAAACCTTGCATGTTGCATTATTGCATCTGCAACAGTAAAACCTGCTTCAATTTTTACTGATCATATGGTTTTGCAACAACAAAGTAAAGTGGCTTTGTGGGGATGGGCTAAACCTTCAACCAAAGTAAAAATTATTACGTCCTGGAATCAGGAGAATTATGCTATAATTTCTGATAAGGATGGTAAATGGAAGGTAAATGTTTCCACGCCAATCGCAGGGGGACCATTCGACATTGAATTCAACGACGGCGAAAAGCTTGTTTTATCAGATATTCTAATCGGTGAAGTCTGGTTTTGTGGTGGTCAATCTAACATGGAAATGCCGATGAAGGGGTTTAAAAGTCAACCAATTATCGGTTCAAACAACGATATTTTGAAATCGATGAATAGCAAAATAAGACTTTATACCGTTCCAAGATCTTCTGTAACAGAGCGGCAAGATAATAGTAAACCATCTGCCTGGAAATTAGCTGCACCAGAAGCTGTTTCAAATTTCAGCGCCACTGCTTACTATTTCGGCACTTTGCTAAGTGAGGTTTTAAATGTTCCAATCGGATTAATTAACGACAGTTATGGTGGTTCTTCTATTGAAGCTTGGATGTCGCCAGAAGACCTGAAACCCTTTCCCGAAATTAAAATTCCATCCAAAGGCGACGCTATAAAAGAAGTCAGTAGAACGCCAACTACTTTATACAATGGTATGCTTTATCCCGTTATTGGCTATGGAATTAAAGGCGTAATTTGGTATCAGGGCGAATCAAACGCAGATCGACCAGATCGATATGAAGATTTGTTTCCTGCAATGGTTTCATCATGGCGTAAAAATTGGAACAACGGTGAGTTTCCATTTTTCTTTGCTCAAATTGCTCCATACCGTTACAACTCTTCTCCAATAGATAAACCAAGTAAAAGTAATAACTCTGCATTTTTAAGAGATGCTCAACGAAAATCGTTATTAAAAATACCAAACTCCGGAATGGCTGTTTTAATGGATGTTGGAGAAGAAAAATCAATTCATCCCGCAAATAAAAAGCAAGGCGGAACACGATTAGCATACCTGGCATTAGCTCAAACATATGGTATAAAAGGTTTTGGAGGAATAAGTCCGACTTACGACTCCATAAATTTCGATAAAGGGAAGGCACAAATTAAATTTCAGAATGTGCCTAATGGATTAACATCGTTTGGCAAGGAGCTCGTTTTATTTGAAATTGCTGGTGCAGATAAAAAGTTTTATCCTGCAAAAGCGGTGATATCAGGTAGCAGCATTACGGTTTCAGCAGAGTCAGTTAAAAGCCCTGTAGCAGTTCGTTATGCTTTTAAAGATTTCGTTATTGGCGATTTATTTGGTAATGAAGGTCTTCCTGTTTCTTCATTCAGGACTGATGATTGGGAGAATTAA
- a CDS encoding aceric acid hydrolase, translated as MMRKFQNSILFALTFYAFFANAQDKALVNNSNSPYAKLHSLNMSDVTWTNGFWADRFKVATETMVPNMWSIYNDPKISHAFKNFEIAAGLDTGAHSGPSFHDGDYYKTLEAVASLYASTKNPKLMEMMDKAIIVIGKSQREDGYIYTKAMIEQRKTGSKNQFEDRLSFEAYNIGHLMTAACVHYRATGKKTLLNIAIKATDYLYNFYKTASPTLARNAICPSHYMGVIEMYRTIKDSRYLELAKHLIAIKGKIDDGTDDNQDRIPFLQQTKAMGHAVRANYLYAGVADLYAETGKDSLLNTLNLMWNDVNEHKMYITGGCGSLYDGTSPDGTSYNPVDVQKIHQAFGRDYQLPNFTAHNETCANIGNVLWNWRMLQITGDAKYADVMELALHNSVLSGISLDGKNFLYTNPLAQSDDLPFKQRWSKERVPYIGLSNCCPPNVVRTIAEVSDYAYSSSDKGLYFNLYGANKLSTKLSDGSNLELEELTNYPWDGNIKVAIKQSGNKAFSIFLRIPSWTHDAKISVNGKMETVKAISGSYAEINRMWKKGDVIELNLPMEAVLIEANPLVEENRNQIAVKRGPVVYCLESTDLPGKSIFNAFIPISSKFEAKEIVVDGAKMMSLVGEAKIVEPNSWKNVLYRPIDKNNNSIPLKLVPYFAWGNRGHSEMSVWLPVSR; from the coding sequence ATGATGAGAAAATTTCAAAACAGCATATTATTCGCATTAACTTTTTACGCATTTTTTGCCAATGCGCAGGATAAGGCTTTAGTTAACAATTCGAATTCGCCATATGCTAAATTGCATAGTTTAAACATGAGCGACGTGACTTGGACAAACGGGTTTTGGGCTGACCGTTTTAAGGTTGCCACAGAAACAATGGTACCAAATATGTGGTCAATTTACAACGATCCGAAAATCAGTCACGCTTTTAAAAACTTTGAAATTGCGGCTGGTTTAGATACGGGCGCTCATTCAGGTCCTTCGTTTCACGATGGTGATTATTACAAAACTTTGGAAGCTGTTGCCAGTTTATATGCATCAACTAAAAATCCTAAGTTGATGGAAATGATGGACAAAGCCATTATTGTGATCGGAAAATCACAACGTGAAGACGGCTATATTTATACTAAAGCGATGATTGAGCAGCGTAAAACTGGTTCTAAAAATCAATTCGAAGATAGATTAAGTTTTGAGGCTTATAACATTGGTCATTTGATGACTGCTGCTTGCGTTCATTATCGTGCTACTGGTAAAAAAACTTTGTTAAATATTGCCATTAAAGCAACTGACTACTTATATAATTTCTACAAAACAGCGTCTCCAACGTTAGCTCGAAATGCGATTTGTCCTTCACATTACATGGGCGTAATCGAAATGTACCGTACTATAAAAGATTCACGATACCTGGAACTTGCCAAACATCTGATTGCTATAAAAGGAAAAATCGACGATGGTACGGATGATAATCAAGATCGGATTCCATTTTTACAGCAAACTAAGGCGATGGGTCATGCCGTTCGTGCAAATTACCTTTATGCTGGAGTCGCTGATTTGTATGCAGAAACTGGAAAGGATTCACTTTTAAACACCCTGAATTTAATGTGGAACGACGTGAATGAGCATAAAATGTACATTACAGGTGGTTGTGGCTCACTATATGATGGCACTTCGCCTGATGGAACTTCTTATAATCCGGTTGATGTGCAGAAAATACATCAGGCATTCGGTCGAGATTACCAATTGCCAAATTTTACAGCACACAATGAAACTTGTGCAAACATTGGAAATGTACTTTGGAATTGGCGTATGCTTCAAATAACGGGTGATGCAAAATATGCTGACGTAATGGAGCTGGCCTTACATAACAGCGTTTTATCAGGCATTAGCCTTGATGGAAAAAACTTTTTATATACCAATCCATTAGCTCAATCTGATGATTTACCGTTTAAACAACGTTGGTCTAAAGAGCGGGTACCATATATCGGTTTATCAAATTGTTGCCCACCAAATGTGGTTAGAACCATTGCGGAAGTTAGCGATTATGCTTATAGTTCATCAGATAAAGGGCTGTACTTCAATTTATATGGTGCAAATAAATTAAGTACTAAATTAAGTGATGGAAGCAATCTAGAACTAGAAGAGCTTACCAATTATCCTTGGGATGGGAACATTAAGGTAGCAATAAAACAGAGCGGCAATAAAGCTTTTTCTATCTTTTTAAGAATCCCATCGTGGACACATGATGCAAAAATAAGTGTTAATGGAAAGATGGAAACGGTTAAAGCAATTTCCGGAAGTTATGCAGAAATTAACCGGATGTGGAAAAAAGGTGATGTAATTGAATTAAATCTCCCGATGGAAGCAGTGTTGATTGAGGCAAATCCACTTGTAGAGGAGAATAGAAATCAAATTGCGGTTAAACGTGGACCAGTTGTTTATTGTCTGGAGTCTACTGATTTACCTGGTAAAAGTATTTTCAACGCATTTATTCCTATTTCATCAAAATTTGAGGCAAAAGAGATTGTTGTTGATGGCGCAAAAATGATGAGTTTAGTGGGTGAAGCGAAAATCGTTGAACCTAACAGCTGGAAGAATGTTTTATATCGTCCGATAGATAAAAATAATAACTCGATTCCATTAAAATTGGTTCCATATTTTGCATGGGGAAATAGAGGTCATTCAGAAATGTCGGTTTGGTTACCCGTGAGTAGGTAA
- the fucP gene encoding L-fucose:H+ symporter permease: MNHNTQPEIIAEGDPSSGKKYLLPFILVISLFFLWGMAHNLDSILIPHLKKACNLSNSQSTLIDTSVFLAYFLMAIPAGILLKRFGYKSTMITGLLAFAFGAFLFVPAANNLSYITFLIALFIIGCGLTLLETSANPYATILGDPDKAAWRLNLAATFNGLAAPLATIVGRFILSGKSHTKDELAAMSETVRNNYFLTEASTVKTPYIILGTILVLVAVLFYFMKLPEVKTISKDGISKGSFLGALKHKHLRWAVIAQFFYVGAQVCVTSFFIRAAQQAGGFDEYTALNYLGLYGTLFLVGRFVGTALLRYIASNKLLSIYAIISVLLSIVAITGDGVVVVYALGGLGFFMSIMFPTIFALGIDGIGDDTKPGSSWLIMSIVGGAILPFGMGTLIDKYGDNIQIGYSIPLVCYLIILYFGLRGYKIATK, from the coding sequence ATGAACCACAACACACAGCCAGAAATCATTGCAGAAGGAGATCCTTCATCAGGAAAAAAATATTTATTGCCTTTTATATTGGTTATAAGCCTATTTTTTCTTTGGGGAATGGCCCACAACTTAGATTCAATATTAATTCCGCACTTAAAAAAAGCATGTAATTTAAGTAACAGTCAATCTACTTTAATTGATACCTCTGTGTTTCTTGCTTACTTTTTAATGGCGATCCCGGCAGGGATACTTCTAAAACGTTTTGGCTATAAATCTACAATGATTACGGGTTTATTGGCTTTTGCTTTTGGCGCATTCTTGTTCGTTCCGGCAGCAAATAATTTATCTTACATCACCTTTTTAATCGCACTTTTTATTATTGGATGTGGCTTAACTTTATTAGAAACTTCTGCAAATCCATATGCAACTATATTAGGAGATCCTGATAAGGCAGCTTGGAGACTAAATCTTGCAGCAACATTTAACGGCTTAGCAGCACCTTTAGCCACTATAGTTGGTCGATTTATCCTTTCAGGGAAGTCGCATACTAAGGATGAGTTGGCAGCAATGTCAGAAACCGTAAGAAATAATTATTTCCTAACTGAGGCGTCTACCGTAAAAACGCCCTACATTATTTTAGGAACAATTTTAGTTTTGGTTGCGGTACTTTTCTATTTTATGAAACTGCCTGAAGTGAAAACAATTAGCAAGGATGGCATTTCAAAAGGTAGTTTTTTAGGCGCTCTAAAACATAAACATTTAAGATGGGCGGTTATTGCGCAGTTTTTTTATGTCGGCGCACAAGTTTGTGTCACCAGTTTTTTCATCAGGGCGGCACAACAAGCCGGTGGCTTTGATGAGTATACCGCTTTAAATTATTTAGGGTTATATGGAACTTTATTCTTAGTCGGCCGCTTCGTTGGCACAGCGTTACTTCGCTATATCGCATCAAATAAATTACTATCAATTTATGCAATAATCTCTGTTCTACTCAGCATCGTGGCCATTACAGGCGATGGAGTAGTGGTTGTTTATGCACTTGGCGGACTTGGATTTTTTATGTCGATTATGTTCCCTACAATTTTTGCTTTAGGCATTGATGGAATCGGCGACGATACAAAACCAGGATCATCCTGGTTAATTATGTCTATTGTAGGCGGTGCAATTTTGCCATTTGGTATGGGAACATTGATAGATAAATACGGAGATAATATACAAATCGGTTATAGTATTCCCTTAGTTTGTTATCTAATTATTCTATATTTTGGGCTTAGAGGCTATAAAATCGCTACTAAATAA
- a CDS encoding Gfo/Idh/MocA family protein: MSIEIKYKPELPNTKQPIIIIGAGGIVADAHLPAYKIAGFEVHGIVNRTKERAKKLADAFGIPNVYDSVAEAVKLAPKNVVYDLTIMPEQYIETLNQLPDGSAVLIQKPMGDDFLQAKEILSLCEKKNLKAAINFQLRFAPFVSAAKYLIDQGLIGQLYDMEVRVTIKTPWEIFPHVIIHPRLEIQYHSIHYVDLIRSFLGNPISVLAKTLKHPAKNLSSSRSTILLDYGDTMHAVINTNHDHDFGAKHQESYIKWEGTKGAIVAKIGLLMDYPNGVPDVFEYCIIEDGKDPKWETVKLEGSWFPEAFIGTMANLMRFNEGSTDVLHTSVQDVIQTMAVVESAYQSSDVGGLRLVTNK, from the coding sequence ATGAGTATTGAGATAAAATATAAGCCTGAACTTCCAAATACAAAACAGCCTATCATTATTATTGGTGCCGGTGGAATTGTAGCTGATGCCCATCTTCCTGCTTATAAAATTGCAGGTTTTGAAGTTCATGGAATTGTTAACAGAACTAAAGAACGGGCAAAGAAATTGGCTGATGCTTTCGGAATTCCAAATGTTTACGATTCGGTTGCCGAAGCTGTAAAATTAGCGCCAAAAAATGTGGTATATGATTTAACAATCATGCCTGAACAATATATTGAAACGCTAAATCAGCTACCTGATGGAAGTGCAGTATTGATTCAGAAACCTATGGGTGATGATTTTTTACAGGCGAAAGAAATTCTATCACTCTGTGAAAAGAAAAATTTAAAAGCAGCAATAAACTTTCAACTGCGATTTGCACCATTTGTAAGTGCTGCAAAATACTTAATTGATCAAGGCTTAATTGGCCAATTGTATGATATGGAAGTTCGGGTTACGATTAAAACACCCTGGGAAATTTTCCCGCATGTAATTATTCATCCTCGACTGGAGATTCAATACCACAGTATTCATTATGTTGATTTAATTCGTTCATTTTTAGGTAACCCTATAAGTGTTTTAGCAAAAACTTTAAAACATCCAGCCAAAAATTTGTCATCTTCCCGTTCGACTATTTTGCTCGATTACGGCGACACCATGCATGCAGTAATCAACACCAATCATGATCATGATTTTGGTGCAAAGCATCAGGAAAGTTATATTAAATGGGAGGGAACTAAAGGTGCAATTGTAGCTAAAATCGGTTTATTAATGGATTATCCTAACGGAGTACCTGACGTTTTCGAATATTGTATAATCGAAGATGGTAAAGACCCAAAATGGGAAACTGTAAAATTAGAAGGTTCTTGGTTTCCTGAAGCATTTATTGGGACAATGGCAAATTTAATGCGGTTTAATGAGGGCTCAACTGACGTTTTGCATACCAGCGTTCAAGATGTGATTCAAACAATGGCAGTTGTAGAAAGTGCTTATCAATCGAGTGATGTTGGGGGGTTAAGGTTAGTGACAAATAAGTAA
- a CDS encoding MaoC/PaaZ C-terminal domain-containing protein, with amino-acid sequence MYFKSTFFEDYQLEDKRITLGRTITETDFVVHAGHTGDFFPHHMDAEWCATQPFKQRIAHGTMIFSIGIGLTASEINPEAMSKGYDKLRFVKPVFIGDTIHSEVTISNKSEAKKPEYGTVTEHVQIINQKGEVVLVCDHLLVVKKK; translated from the coding sequence ATGTATTTCAAATCAACATTTTTTGAAGATTATCAATTAGAAGATAAACGTATAACCTTAGGTCGTACGATAACAGAAACGGATTTTGTAGTTCATGCAGGTCATACAGGCGATTTTTTTCCTCACCATATGGATGCCGAGTGGTGTGCAACACAACCTTTCAAACAACGAATTGCGCATGGAACAATGATTTTCAGTATCGGAATTGGTTTGACAGCTTCCGAAATTAATCCCGAAGCCATGTCTAAAGGATACGATAAACTGCGTTTTGTAAAACCAGTTTTTATCGGCGATACCATTCATTCGGAGGTTACAATATCTAATAAATCAGAAGCCAAAAAACCAGAATACGGAACAGTAACCGAGCATGTACAAATCATTAACCAAAAAGGAGAAGTGGTACTCGTTTGCGACCATTTACTCGTGGTGAAGAAAAAGTAA
- a CDS encoding glycosyl hydrolase encodes MKILKFTKLFFFLMLISFSFSASVFAQQNENAKPWVFWYWVKGAVSKAGITADLEAMKTNGIAGAYLMSIQGPDKTPVYNPPAVQLTPEWWKMVEFAMSEAKRLNVKLGMHVSDGFALAGGPWITPDLSMQKVVWSKLVVNSSTAIITLPQPESKENYYKDIAVYAYPSPSGEGVSTRTIIPKITASNGTDATGLIKPGNKVNFGSNEPCYIQYEFEKPFTCRTITIKINGNNYQAQRLAIEVSNDGKTYRSIGRLESPRHGWQDTDEDVTHSIVPTTAKFFRFIYDKKGSEPGAEDLDAAKWKPSLKLINLELSSEAKINQYEGKNGSVWRVSKRSIAAEIVNDASIPLNKIINLSTKLNPDGTLNWKAPNGNWIILRVGHTSTGHTNATGGGGAGLECDKFNAEAIKLQFNSWYGEALKHGGPDIAKKVLSVFHVDSWECGSQNWSSVFKAEFLKRRGYDITPYLPIMTGLPVESAATSENFLYDVRKTISELVVDKFYKTLADLAKEKGVTFTAESIAPTMLSDGLMHYKMVDVPMGEFWLNSPTHDKPNDMLDAISGAHIYGKNIIQAEAFTTVRMDWNESPANMKTLQDRNYALGINKLVYHVFTHNPWLDRKPGMTLDGVGLYFQRDQTWWKQGKAWIEYAERTQNLLQQGKPVVDIAVFTGEELPRRSVLPDRLVETLPGIFGNDVVESERKRLDNIGEPLRQIPAGVTHSANMADPENWVNPLRGYAYDSFNPDVLNTATVKNGEVVFKSGANYKLLVIPGKMKMNPNFQYMSYETIKKLSALIKAGAKVIVADKPLYQIGLKQVSKAEFDKAVSEIWGGSFSSVYNDIHPIYIKNLGKGIIYKAPYYGESFQRMNLLADFYAVEGQPKQADEIAFAHRKSAEKDIYFISNQKNVERLIHASFRVSSKIPEFYDAVSNQKIAAREWKISNGRTTLKMELKPQQSIFVIFEKSTKQTQSSKGINWSNYKVIQDISKSWEVKFDPKYSGTVEPIVFNELTDWTNNTDSLVKYYSGTAEYTKNFTFRGNTNGKIYIDLGQFSSIAEVKVNGINCGTLWTAPHRLEISKAIRNGENLISIEVTNTWSNRLIGDNKLPDHKRLTKTTAPFRLEGKPLNPAGLLGPVVIQVEEK; translated from the coding sequence ATGAAGATTTTAAAATTCACCAAGCTTTTCTTTTTCTTAATGCTGATCAGTTTTAGCTTCTCAGCAAGCGTTTTTGCACAACAAAATGAGAATGCAAAACCTTGGGTTTTTTGGTATTGGGTTAAAGGAGCAGTTTCAAAAGCAGGAATAACCGCCGATTTAGAGGCAATGAAAACGAATGGAATTGCTGGCGCCTATTTAATGAGTATTCAAGGGCCAGATAAAACTCCCGTTTATAATCCTCCTGCCGTTCAACTTACGCCCGAATGGTGGAAGATGGTCGAGTTTGCCATGTCGGAAGCCAAACGGTTGAATGTTAAGCTCGGAATGCATGTGAGCGATGGATTTGCTTTAGCTGGCGGACCTTGGATTACTCCTGATCTATCGATGCAAAAAGTGGTTTGGTCGAAGTTAGTGGTGAATAGTTCCACTGCGATAATCACTTTACCTCAACCAGAATCAAAAGAAAATTATTATAAAGATATTGCAGTTTACGCTTATCCATCACCATCGGGTGAAGGTGTTTCTACAAGAACCATTATCCCAAAAATTACTGCAAGTAATGGTACGGATGCAACAGGTTTGATTAAACCTGGAAACAAAGTGAATTTTGGTTCAAACGAACCATGTTATATCCAATATGAGTTTGAAAAACCTTTCACTTGCCGAACCATAACGATAAAAATTAATGGTAATAATTACCAGGCGCAAAGATTGGCCATTGAAGTAAGTAATGACGGTAAAACATATCGTTCTATTGGCAGATTAGAATCGCCAAGGCATGGTTGGCAGGATACAGATGAAGATGTAACACATTCAATCGTTCCTACTACCGCTAAGTTTTTTAGGTTTATTTATGATAAAAAAGGCTCAGAACCTGGTGCTGAAGATTTAGATGCAGCCAAATGGAAACCATCTTTAAAATTGATTAACCTTGAACTGTCTTCGGAGGCAAAAATTAATCAGTATGAAGGAAAAAATGGTTCAGTTTGGAGAGTGAGCAAAAGAAGTATTGCAGCTGAAATTGTAAACGATGCAAGTATTCCATTAAATAAAATAATTAATTTATCAACTAAGTTAAATCCTGATGGAACACTTAATTGGAAGGCACCAAATGGAAATTGGATAATTTTGCGTGTTGGACATACTTCTACTGGTCATACAAACGCAACAGGCGGTGGTGGCGCAGGTTTAGAATGTGATAAGTTTAACGCGGAAGCGATCAAGCTTCAATTTAACAGCTGGTATGGTGAAGCGCTAAAGCATGGCGGACCGGATATTGCGAAAAAAGTGCTGAGTGTTTTCCATGTAGATAGTTGGGAATGTGGTAGTCAGAATTGGTCTTCGGTATTTAAAGCAGAATTTTTAAAACGCAGAGGTTATGATATAACGCCATATTTACCCATCATGACTGGCCTTCCTGTGGAAAGTGCTGCTACTTCCGAGAACTTTTTATATGATGTTCGAAAAACCATTTCGGAACTTGTGGTGGATAAATTCTATAAAACCCTTGCCGATTTAGCTAAAGAAAAAGGCGTCACTTTTACTGCTGAAAGCATTGCACCAACTATGCTAAGCGATGGCTTAATGCATTACAAAATGGTTGATGTGCCAATGGGAGAATTCTGGCTAAACAGTCCAACGCATGATAAGCCAAATGATATGTTGGATGCCATTTCAGGCGCACATATTTACGGAAAAAACATTATTCAGGCAGAAGCTTTTACTACCGTTCGTATGGATTGGAATGAAAGTCCGGCGAACATGAAAACTTTGCAGGATAGAAATTATGCCCTGGGGATAAACAAACTGGTATACCATGTTTTTACGCATAATCCATGGTTGGATAGAAAACCCGGAATGACTTTAGATGGTGTTGGTTTGTACTTTCAACGCGACCAAACCTGGTGGAAACAAGGAAAAGCTTGGATTGAGTATGCTGAAAGAACTCAAAATTTATTACAACAAGGAAAACCTGTTGTGGATATTGCCGTTTTTACGGGTGAAGAATTACCTCGCCGTTCGGTTTTGCCAGATCGGTTAGTGGAAACTTTACCAGGAATTTTCGGTAATGACGTTGTCGAATCTGAAAGGAAACGTTTGGACAATATCGGTGAACCATTAAGACAAATTCCTGCAGGGGTAACACATTCAGCAAACATGGCCGATCCAGAAAACTGGGTAAATCCCTTACGTGGTTATGCTTACGATAGTTTCAATCCAGATGTTTTAAATACTGCTACCGTTAAAAACGGAGAGGTGGTATTTAAAAGTGGTGCAAATTATAAGCTACTGGTAATTCCTGGAAAGATGAAAATGAACCCGAATTTCCAGTACATGAGTTATGAAACAATTAAAAAGCTTTCAGCATTGATTAAAGCAGGAGCGAAGGTTATTGTAGCAGATAAACCTTTGTATCAAATTGGTTTGAAGCAAGTAAGTAAGGCGGAGTTTGATAAAGCGGTTAGCGAAATTTGGGGAGGAAGTTTTAGTAGTGTTTATAATGATATCCACCCTATTTACATTAAAAATTTAGGTAAAGGAATAATTTATAAAGCACCATATTATGGAGAAAGCTTTCAGAGAATGAATTTACTAGCTGATTTTTATGCGGTAGAAGGACAACCTAAACAAGCAGATGAAATAGCCTTTGCTCATCGGAAATCTGCAGAAAAGGATATTTATTTTATCTCAAATCAAAAAAATGTGGAAAGACTTATTCATGCCTCTTTTAGAGTTTCTAGTAAAATTCCAGAATTTTATGATGCAGTGAGTAATCAAAAAATCGCCGCAAGAGAATGGAAAATATCAAATGGTAGAACAACTTTGAAGATGGAACTAAAACCTCAGCAATCCATTTTTGTAATCTTCGAAAAGTCAACTAAACAAACTCAATCAAGTAAAGGAATTAATTGGTCAAATTATAAAGTCATTCAGGACATTTCCAAATCATGGGAAGTAAAATTTGATCCAAAATATTCAGGAACAGTAGAGCCAATAGTTTTCAATGAGCTAACCGATTGGACAAATAACACGGATAGCTTAGTAAAATACTATTCTGGAACCGCTGAGTACACCAAAAATTTCACTTTTAGAGGCAATACAAACGGTAAAATTTATATTGATTTAGGTCAATTCTCCAGCATTGCTGAAGTAAAAGTTAACGGTATAAATTGCGGTACTTTATGGACAGCTCCTCATCGATTAGAAATCAGCAAAGCGATAAGGAACGGTGAAAACCTAATATCCATCGAAGTTACAAACACTTGGTCCAACCGTTTAATTGGAGATAATAAATTACCAGATCATAAAAGACTTACAAAAACTACGGCACCATTTAGGTTAGAAGGAAAGCCTTTAAATCCTGCTGGATTATTAGGCCCTGTAGTTATACAGGTTGAGGAAAAATAA